CCTATCTGTGTTGCTaataatgtataaatgtttttactgatttttgCTTAAACAATGGGATAATGTGGAATATGACAATCAATAAGTAGTATGAAGAACAtgcggtatatatatatatatatatatatatatatatatatatatatatatatatatatatatatggatatatatatatatatatatatatacaatgagatactattctgccataagaaaagatgaaatagtgccatttgtgacaacatggatggatcttgagattattatgctaagcaaaataagtcagacagaaaaagttgagaaacacttgatttcactgatatgtggtatataaaactgaaaacaacaaaggaacaagacaaacaaataaagaaacaaaaactcatagacacagacaatagtttagtgattaccggagggtaaagggggagggcatgggagatgagggtaaatggaatcaaatatatgatgatggaaggagaactgactctgggtggtaaacacacaatgtgatatgtagacgatgtatgacagaattgtacacctgaaacctatgtgactttaatcattgtcaccacaataaacttcaatttaaaaaactaaaagtgtTCATAAATATCTAAACTATCTGATTATGAATTACCAAAAATGGttacagttgaaaaaaaaagcaaagtccAATAAGACATCAAAAACAAGTATCATTTAATATCATATTTACCAagtatgtagaatctaaaaaatgTGGCTTGTAATATATAACCAAAGGCAAAGGTGAGTATGGTTCCATTCTTCCCTCAACACCTACAAAGCATCTGCAGAGCCTAAATCAGATTATTAAACATATGGTGGGTCAAGAAATGCTCTTAATTTGCAAACAACCATTAACACCATCTTATAAAAGAGATTGGGTAGTACAGAGGCtagaaaagataatatttatctgaagaatcaACAAAATGCTATAAGAAGATGACATTGTCAGAGTTACATACTTGTACAGCTCCTTCTAAAATAAGATTCTGGCCACCTATGCACTCAAGCAAAGCATGGTAATATGGGAATCAGCATTCATAACTTAATTGGGGAATAtaaatattcaacataatattgtaaCACTTAGAAGTTATATCAAATTTCCCTCTTCGTTTCAAGGTTAAGTTTCCCCTAATTGATACTCATCTTTTCTTGACCTTCTGTTCACTTAATTTAAATTGGAATCCCTGACTTATTCTTACTAATTCTCTACTATACAACTTATAGATCGGAGCCTGCCTCTGAGTCCCTGCCAAATGGCCAtatctctgattttctttcattattcctACTGCTTGGTTAGGTCTCCAACTCTTCCACTCCTACAGaatacttccttttattttttatggttctgTCTGATACCAAACATTTGCTTGGAAGCCATCTGATTCTTCTTTCCTATAGCTTGGTCCATTTCCCAGTATTTAATCCTCTCAAATCTCTGGATGTAGGTCCATATTCCTGCCTTCTCCAGTCAGACACTGTGCCAGATAACACTTTACTATTCTTTTCCTGgttatattatgaaatataagaTACTGGACACTGCTGCACAACTATGCAATAAATAAGGCACCCTTAAGTGATACTGTCTAGAATCTTCAAATAGTAATAGATAGTTATATTGAGTGCTTTATGTATGGCAGACTCTGATCTAaagattttatattaatctttacCCAGAAAGCCCTATAAAATAGATActgttatcatttcatttttcaagtgaaaaatgGAGGCACAAAAATGTTAAGAACCTTTTCCTAGGCCATACATCTAAACAGTGGCAAAACTAGGCTTTAAATGCAGGAAGTCTGATTCTAAAATCTCTGGTGTTAATTGGTTCTTTAAAAGACCATGAATTGGGCATATCTGGTCATGTTCACATCAAAGGAACCTCTGTTTCcctgtgtgtacgtgtgtgtacctGAAAGGAGGGTTTATTCTTTTTGAGCACATTGTCATGTTTTCAATCAAAGGAAGGAATTTGAATCACTTTAGGGAAATTTTGTAAACTATTTCTGCCTGTTCCCACCACAAATCAATTGTGTCAAGGTCTATAGTGATTGGCTCCTAGAAACATCTCTTCTGAAAAATCCCACCACGTGATTTTTATACCCTTTCATCCTTAAGACTCATGCTTTTGAAACTTAGGTAGAATTTTGAGTATTAATTAGCAATTCTTGGAACATCATTAACCACCGTTGCACAGAGTGCATTTAGTGAGTGTTATGCTAGATGGACTGGTTCgattttggaaattaatttgcTCAAAAGCCTTAGTGCAATGAAGTATTACTTCTAGCTTATAGTGAAAAGCATTCTGGAGTACATAGCCTTTTCCCCCTCACGCATGCCCTTTTTGCCATCTAATTTAACTACTTCTCTACAATCTGTTCTCTTATTTGGGGTCTAGCTTCCTTCTTCCCAAATTTAGTTTCCATAAAATTCTAACTAGAGAAATTGTTTTTTCCCTGAGACcatggaaaaatatgaatttctatctgaaaaaaaatttcccaatATAAGTTCTCCCCTATCTCTCAAGTCTTATCCTACTTCTAACTCATTGCTAAATCATATGAATTCTACAGTTTCAAAATCTGTTATGTTTGTAAATTCCTTCAGTTTCCAATACCACTCACTATGTTATggtctctttgcttttctttagcATGATGACAATGGATTTCTTACAGATCtccttccctctgttttctcCCTACTGAGATCCATCATTGTCTCTATGCCGTATTAATCTTGCTAAGTCATTTCCCAGAGGCCACTCTACTCTTTGCTCAAAGTTTTACTGTGTCTTATCTCCCACTGCCAAAAGGATCAAGTCTGAAGCAAGGTATCCAAACTGCTGTCCACGAAGAAGTCTTAACCCAAGCTAACTTATCAGAATCATTTGTGAGATATTTTTAGTCCCTCTGGACACTCTGAAACAAGCATATATTGTCTTTCCACTGACACTTTagttattctgttcttttttcttagaatataCTTTCTTCCCACTTTACTGTATTCAAAACTCACCCATTCTTTAGGACCATGTTTAAGTACTatcttagaaatgaaaacttctcTGATCTCCACCAAGAATAATCTCTCCCTAAACAAAGCTAGTGTCAATTTGCATTATCAATAGTAGCAGCTGACATTCattggaaaattattattatccAGGTATTGTGCTAAATTATTTACATGCATGATCCTATTTAGTCAACAATGCAAAACTATGAAATTgcaaccattttacagatgaggacgtTGAAGCTGAGAAAGCTTAAGTAATTTAGCCAGGATCACACATTAAGTTTCAGAGCCTGTATTCAAACTCCTACCTGAAAGCTGCATGAATTAATTACAGCTTTACTTATCCCTAAGAATGTCTGGCACCACGCATGACATACTGTAGGTGGAAAGTGAAATAGGCACAATACGGTAATTCCGTCAGAGATACTATCCATGCTAGGGTGTGGTCCAAGTGAGGAGGTCCTTGACACCCAAGATTATAAGTCCATTAGAGAGCAacaaaaattatcaaaagaaatgagggacaaatatattttctgaaataaaatctaCCCAAATAGGAGAACTAATTAAAAGGAAGAGGGTGAAGTAatgagacagagatagagaggatactatataaaaagatgaaagatatCCAGTgatagcaagagaaaataacctaCCTTTTCATTTAGCAAACCATTTAAACTAAATGTCAAACTGATAGTCACTGAGTTTCAGATCTTGGAAAAATATTATATGTTGAATAGtctaattatgtaattattttagaaatcacTACAGGATCCCTGATAGGGCCCCAGCCAATTCTGCTTTGAACTTGAGCACTCTAAACTCCTCTCATCTTGTTCAGATCAGTTAGAAATTTCTTAATGAGTTGGGTTTCAGTAAGTAGGGGTGGCATCTattagactgaaagtaaaaattcagattctgagCTCAGTGTGAGTTAAGCACAATGAATAGAGCTGGAAACCTTGCCTCTGCATCTCTTTGCAACCCTGAGGGAAGTGCAGAAGGAGACAGGTGGAACTCTTCCAGGGTCTTGATGGTATAACAGCTTTGGTATGAGGCTCTGAATACCTGGCCCATTGTCCTGGGTATGTGGTCTATGTCCAGTCTATGTAGAGGAGATGGTCCCACTGGGATAAAGGGTAGCCTTTATCATTTACCGAGTAATCTCCCTTGGAAAGCACTTCTCAGAGCTGTCTGCACAGCCTGGTTCCTTAGACTATATACAATAAGGTTGAGGAGAGGGATCACCACAGTATGGGTGACAGCAATAAGCTGATCATTCTCAGGAAAGTAACTGGAGTTGGGCTGCAAGTACATGAAGGAGGCACAGCTATAGTGAACAATGACCACTGTGAGGTATAAGGCACATGTGGAGAAGGACTTCTTCTGCCCCTCCATGGAGGGGATCCTCAGTATTGCTGCCAGTATGTAGGCATATATAATGGTGATGAAGGAAAAGGAGACCAGGAGGACCAGCAAGCTGAGGATGCAGATCCCCATTTCACTCAGGCCTGTATCCCCATAGGCCAGGCTTAGCACTGGTGACATGTCACAGAAAAAGTGCTGGATCTCATGGGAGCTGCAGAATTGGAGGGGGAAAATAACTAGTGCATTCCCAAATCAAAGAGATATCCACTCAGGAAGGAGATGTCAACCAACTGGGTACAGAATGTAGGATTTATGTGGCTGGCATAGTGCAGTGGGGCACAGATGGCCACATATCTGTCAAAGCCAGAAGGAAGCAATTGGTACAAGCCCACGAGGCAGAGAAGAACATATGGACAGCACAGCCCACATAGGAGATGGCCTGATACCCCATGACCAAGCCAGAGAGCATCCTGGGGATGATGCCCAAGGTGTAGCCAGTCTCAGAGAAagataggaaagaaaggaagaagtacatCGGGGTGTGAAGATGGCAATCCAGCCAGATGACTATGATAATGAAGATATTGCTGGTCAGGGTGACAAGATACAGAGAGAGGAACAATGCAAAGAGCAGGAATTGCAGCTCCCCAAAGCTGGAGGAGCCCAGGAAGACAAAGCCCTTCCAGGAGTTTGCATTGGTCTGGCCCATTCTGAGTGACATCTTTGATAGGTTTGCTGATTCCTTCCACCTTGTCAGTAGATGCCTAGTTTCTTTGGAAGGCAGGATGATGTGGattgtcattcttttttcctgttgTAACTCGAAAAAGAATTTCTGATTTAGACAGCAACCAAGCAAGCTTCAGAAAGTTATTTGTTACATTAGATACACAGATTTATGGATCCATTCTCTCATACACTTATGTGCATACACACAAAGATGCACAATTATGCAGATGTATGCTTGCAAACACATACATGATATACACATGCAGGCACATACATACGTGCATGCTATATGCAAAACACTCACATAATTATGCTAATGTCACACAATCAAAAATATGCATTGTAATTTCACCATTAATGACCATATCCACAAATATATCAGTCATACATATACCttataaatgcacatatattCAGATTACACATAAATATGTAGCCATGTGCACCACACCTATATTTATACCAACACCAGGCATATACTGCTACATAAGAATACACACGTGGACAGATTAACATTGCCTGTTAGAATGTGAGGTggaaaagaggcaaccaaccaaatgggagaagatttttgcaagcaacgcctccaataaggggctaatatccaaaatatatagggaactcgtacaactcaacaacaacaaaacaaacaatccaattgaaaaatgggcagaagacctgaatagacatttttccaaagaggacatacagatggccaatagatatatgaaaagatgctcaacatcactaatcatcagagaaatgcaaataaaaaccacaaggagatatcacctcacaccagttagaatggttgtcatcaacaagacaaataataacagatGTTggagaggatttggagaaaaaggaaccctcatacactgttggtggaaatgcagattggtgcagctgctatggaaggcagtatggaggttcttcaaaaattaagaatagaattagcatatgacccagcaatccccctcctgggtatccacccaaaaaatctgaaaacatttatccgtaaagatatatgtgctccaatgttcattgcagctttatttacagtggctaagacatggaaacagccaaagtgtcctttgatagatgattggataagtaAGATATGgtataaatacacaatggaatatactattctgccataagaaaaggtgaaatagtcccatttgtgacaacatggatggatcttgagattactatgctaagtgaaataagtcagacagaaaaagttaagaaccatatgatttcactgatattgggtatataaagctgaaaaaacaaaagaacaagacaaaaaaatgaagaaacaaaaactcatagacacagacaatagtttagtggttaccagagagtaagagggGAGAGgtgtggtaaatgagggtaaaagggatcaaatatatggtgacggaaggagaactgactctgagtggtgaacacaaaatgtgatatatagatgatgtattacagatttttacacctgaaacctatgtaactttactaacaattgtcaccccaataaactttaatttaaaaaaaaagaaaattacagaccaatatctctgatgaatacagatgcaaaagtcctaaacaaaattctagcaaattgaatgcaaaggttcatttaaaagattatacatcatgaccaagggggttcattccaggggcacaagaagGTTCAACATATGCAAGTCGATCAATGCGATACACCACATTAGGGTTTCTGGGAGGGAATttccgcccgttctcaggaatttttttcgctttcccggtCCTGAATAccaagatacaaactgttttctgttctccatgatgaatcatttccacaaagtgacagcaaATACCACCAAGCAcatgggttcaaggagccaattttcccgatttcctgaccaacttttctcgggattcgggaatggaaaagtgaaaaaaataatcctgataatgggcgggaattcctgctcagaaaccctagcgataaataggaaaaatgtctaagagatacatttatttcccattggggatattactgggttcaaggagctaattttcccgatttcctgaccaacttttcttgggatttgggaatgggaaagcgaaaaaaattcccgagaatgggtgggaattcccacctggaaaccttacaccacataaacaaaataaaggaccaaatcatatgattatctcaatagatgcagaaaaagcatttaacaagatacaacatccatttaagattaaaacacttaataaaaagtGTATAGATGGagaataccttaacataataaaggacacataaaacaaactctcagctaatattataattaatggtgaaaaactgaagcctttgcTCTATGGTCAGGAAAAAGAGacggctgtcccctatcaccactgttttTCAATGTAGTATCAGAAGTCTGagacagcaatcaggcaagagaaagaaacaaaaggcatcaaatcgggaatgaaaaagttaaattgtcactttttggaGATGACAacgctatgtatagaaaaccctaaagactccatgaaaagccattagaaacaataaacaaatatagtaaagttgctggctacaaaatcaacatacaaaaatccattgcattcctatatactaacagtgaaatttcagaaaaaggaataaaacagaaacaattctttttgcaattgcaacaaaaagaataaaatacctaggaataaacttaaccaaggatgtgaaagacctatacactgaaacctataagacatttttaaaagaaattgaagaagacaccaacaaatggaaagacattctgtgttcatggattggaagaatcaacatagttaaaatggccatgttaccaaaagcaatatatacatttaatgcaatccccattaaaatcccaatgacattttttaaagaaatagaacaaaaaaatcattagaacAATTCCACtattgggtatctatccagagaaatccaaaacactaattcaataaaatatatgtactcctgtgtttattgcactactattcacaatagccaagccaTGGAAATGATGGAAATGCCTTTAAGGAGATGACTGGGTCAAGAAACTgttgtacatttatattttactctCTGGGTggtcagccataaaaaagaaagaagtcataccatttgcaatgacatggatggatctagagcatatttgctaagtaaaataagtcacatggggaaagacaaataccatataatctcacttatatgtagaatctaaagaacagaataaatgaacaaactaaacagaaatagactcagagatacagagcaAAAATGGaaggttactagatgggaggagggtgctatggtgaggatgggggagaagaTAAAAGGATTAGAACATACAAATTAGTAGCACagtattgccacagggatatgaaagacagtttggagaatacaatcaataatgtcgtaaagcTTTtttagggtgtcagatgggcgcTTGTCTTATTAGGTAGACAACTTCATGGactgtagatgtctgaccactatgctgtacacctgaagctgaagctgaatactgttgaatgtcaactataaatatatatatatatatatactataatataaatataatataaatctatatatattcacaggatatggagtacagcatagggaataaagtcaatggaattgtaacagctatatatgatgtcagaggggtagtaaattaggggagtggttatcactttgtgagggtataaatgtctaactatacattgttttgaacacctgaaactttgtatatataaatatgtgtggtatatatacacaatggaatactactctgacataggaaaaaatgaaatagtgccatttgcgacaacattgttggatcttcagattattatgctaagagaaataagtcagacagaaaaagttgagaaagctatgacttcactgatatatgggatataaaactgaaggcaacaaaagaacaagacaaacaaagaaacaagaactcatagacacagagaatagtttagtggttaccagagggtaagcggggagagatgtggtaaatgagggtaaaagggatcaaatatggtgatggaaggaaaactgactctaggtggtgaacacacaatgtgatatatagatgatgtattacagaattgtacacttgaaacctatgtaattttattaaccactgtctctccaataaattttaattaaaaaaaaagataggagactgaatggacaagaaaacaagatccttacatatgctgcacACCacagactcatttcagatcaaaacacacacacacagactgaaagcaaagggatggaaaaagatatttcgtgaaaatggaaacaaacaagaaagctgaagtagcaatacttatatcagacaaaatagactttaaatcaaagactatataacaagagacaaagaaggaagtgGTAATTccacttcttactatttgtcctaaaaaagttaaaatgctactttgagaggacatgctcATTCATGTGTtaattgcagaattatttacaatagccaagatatgaaagcaacctgggtgtccctgaacggttgaatggataaagaagaggtgttacatatatacaacggaatattaatcagctgtaaaaaaagaataaaatcttgctacctgcaacaacatggatagacctagagggtattgtgctacgtgtagtaagtcagacaacAAAAGACAAGTGTCAAGTGTagaatgatttcacttataagtggaatctaaagaagaaaataaacaaaacagaaacaaattaatagatacagagaacattttgatggttgccagctgggaaggGTGATGGaagtgggtggaaaaggggaaaagattaagacgtacaaattggtttttacacagtagtcatggggatgtagagtatagaataaggaatatagtcaataatactttAATAACCATATATGGTGTCAGaagagtactagacttattggggtgataggtAGGAGGGGGAGTTCAgggcagggtgagaaaggtgatgggattaagaaatacaaattggtagttataaaatagtcatggggttttattatatatatcccacttatgagtgaagtcatggttctcgactgtttctctctgacttatttcacttagcataataatctcaacattcatccatgttgttgcaaatgacagtattctgccttttcttatgacagagtagtattccattgtgtgtatataccacatcttctttatccaatcatctattgaaggacactttggttgtttccatatcttgggtactgtaaataatgctgtaatgcaagaaaagaacaagacaaacaaataaagaaataaaaattcataaacacaaacaacagtttagtggttaccagagggtaagaggggagggggataacagaagaggagaaagggggtcaaatatatgttgatgtaaggagaactgactctaggcagtgaacacacaatgtgatatatagatgatgtattatagaattgcacacttgcaacctatgtaattttactaaccattgtcacctcaataaatgtaatttttaaaataaaatagtcatggggatgtaaagcataggaaatataatcaataatgtggtaacaactctgtatagtgccaggtgggtactgttgaataactgtgaGTATACGTGAAACATAATATtatgtgttagctatattttaataaaaatcttaaaaaataaaagatattgatGAAGCAAAAACATAATTTGCATTGAAGgacatgtcttggccaccatcacaccaataaactttaattaaaagaaagtgaTTTTTAGTTTGTAGCCTCTGTGTCTTACTTTCATTGTTCTCTTCCTCAATAATCATACTTTTCAATTCAGCTACTTTTAATTAGTACAACTTCTGTACCTtgatatgttttacaaatatgcTGCTGAATATATAGGCAACATATGTTCACtataaaaaaattagatattgAGTTTTGaagacaaccaagatggtgcagtaggtaaatgctgtgtttaccttctcccacaaccacatcaaaattacaactaatctacaaaacaaccattattgagaatcccCTAAAATCAAGTtaaactgaagcctttcaactaaggactcGCAGAAGAAACCACCTTCAGATGGGTAAGAAGTTCAGAGACACTGAACGGGCTGGTACACTCACATGTGAACATTAAAGATCGGGAAGGCTACTTTGGTTGTGGGGTCCCCACATCCTCCAAAGGAGCGagagataccagccccaccccagcacagGGTTCCAGTACTGGGGAGAGAGGTcgccataatttttggttgtgaaaaacagtggagattgtgacagAGTGAGACagtgtggctgcactcacaggcgttcctcttaaagggactgcacatggacttaccATCAacagaatcacttgctctgagctccagggctggggcagcagcaggaaaggcagcagggacaaatggtggggaattgagttctCTGGCTTGGGTCGGGGGCTGGAGATGTGActttctcctggacggaggaGGTGGCAgatgccattatttctttgttgagccctccctcttcccagcgtGCAAACACAGGCAGTCGTC
This DNA window, taken from Rhinolophus ferrumequinum isolate MPI-CBG mRhiFer1 chromosome 22, mRhiFer1_v1.p, whole genome shotgun sequence, encodes the following:
- the LOC117015464 gene encoding LOW QUALITY PROTEIN: olfactory receptor 10Z1-like (The sequence of the model RefSeq protein was modified relative to this genomic sequence to represent the inferred CDS: inserted 2 bases in 2 codons) encodes the protein MGQTNANSWKGFVFLGSSSFGELQFLLFALFLSLYLVTLTSNIFIIIVIWLDCHLHTPMYFFLSFLSFSETGYTLGIIPRMLSGLVMGYQAISYVGCAVHMFFSASWACTNCFLXGFDRYVAICAPLHYASHINPTFCTQLVDISFLSGYLFDLGMXLVIFPLQFCSSHEIQHFFCDMSPVLSLAYGDTGLSEMGICILSLLVLLVSFSFITIIYAYILAAILRIPSMEGQKKSFSTCALYLTVVIVHYSCASFMYLQPNSSYFPENDQLIAVTHTVVIPLLNLIVYSLRNQAVQTALRSAFQGRLLGK